Proteins encoded together in one Bradyrhizobium sp. CB82 window:
- a CDS encoding peptidase S10, with translation MALLALATLAPVRADDPPQRPDAATPAGQKGGPGARAGQPPSTPSAAEQHRLPPDSTTRQTLELPGRTLAFAATAGSIRLFDDKGEPQAELAYTSYQLDGTDRATRPVTFFFNGGPGASSAWLQLGNAGPWRLPINADEVTPSTSPEVMPNAETWLDFTDLVFIDPVGTGYSRFVATGEDVRRRFYSVDGDVSALALVIRRWLEKHDRLLSPKFVAGESYGGIRGPKVVRQLQMQQGVGVNGLIMISPLFDFREFAGTSLLQYVATLPSYVATVREAKGPVKRADLADVEAYARGEFLADLVKGEADREAASRLADKVAALTGIDQAVSRRLAGRFDVGEFRRELDRKNGKVTGRYDASVRGFDPYPDSTSSRFGDPSGDTLQAPLTSAAVDLLTRKLNWRPDGSYEVLNGAVERAWDFGHGINPAQSVSELRQILATDAKMTVLVGHGLFDLATPYFGSQIVLDQLPVFASAPRVKLVVYPGGHMFYSRDASRQAFRAEVEAMIKQ, from the coding sequence TTGGCGCTCCTCGCCCTTGCCACGCTCGCGCCGGTCCGCGCGGACGACCCGCCGCAGCGTCCCGATGCCGCGACGCCCGCAGGCCAGAAGGGCGGTCCCGGGGCGCGCGCCGGCCAACCGCCGAGCACGCCGTCCGCGGCCGAGCAGCATCGCCTGCCCCCGGACTCCACGACCAGGCAGACGCTGGAGCTCCCTGGGCGGACGCTCGCCTTCGCGGCGACCGCGGGCTCCATCCGCCTGTTCGATGACAAGGGCGAGCCGCAGGCCGAACTCGCCTACACTTCCTATCAGCTCGACGGGACCGACCGCGCCACGCGCCCGGTGACGTTTTTCTTCAACGGCGGGCCGGGCGCATCGTCGGCCTGGCTGCAGCTCGGCAATGCCGGTCCCTGGCGGCTGCCGATCAATGCCGACGAGGTCACGCCATCGACCTCTCCGGAGGTGATGCCCAATGCAGAGACCTGGCTCGATTTTACCGACCTCGTCTTCATCGATCCCGTCGGAACCGGCTACAGCCGCTTCGTGGCGACCGGCGAGGACGTCCGCAGGCGGTTCTATTCCGTCGACGGCGATGTCAGCGCACTGGCGCTGGTGATCCGCCGCTGGCTCGAGAAGCACGACCGGCTGCTGTCGCCAAAATTTGTCGCGGGCGAAAGCTATGGCGGCATTCGTGGGCCGAAGGTCGTGCGCCAGTTGCAGATGCAGCAGGGCGTCGGCGTCAACGGCCTGATCATGATCTCGCCGCTGTTCGACTTCCGCGAGTTCGCCGGCACCAGCCTCCTGCAATATGTAGCAACGCTTCCGAGCTATGTCGCGACCGTGCGCGAAGCCAAGGGTCCGGTGAAGCGCGCCGATCTGGCCGACGTGGAAGCTTACGCGCGCGGCGAGTTCTTGGCCGACCTCGTCAAAGGCGAAGCCGACAGGGAGGCGGCCTCGCGCCTGGCCGACAAGGTCGCGGCGTTGACCGGCATCGACCAGGCGGTGAGCCGCAGGCTCGCCGGCCGCTTCGACGTCGGCGAATTCCGCCGCGAGCTCGACCGCAAGAACGGCAAGGTGACCGGCCGATACGATGCCTCCGTGCGTGGCTTCGATCCCTATCCCGATTCCACCAGCTCCCGTTTCGGCGATCCCTCGGGCGACACGCTTCAGGCGCCGCTGACCAGTGCCGCTGTCGATCTCCTCACGCGCAAGCTCAACTGGCGGCCGGACGGCTCCTATGAGGTTCTCAATGGCGCGGTCGAACGGGCCTGGGATTTCGGCCACGGCATCAATCCCGCGCAGTCGGTGTCGGAGCTGCGCCAGATCCTCGCAACGGACGCGAAGATGACGGTGTTGGTCGGACACGGCCTGTTCGACCTCGCCACGCCCTATTTCGGCTCGCAGATCGTGCTCGACCAATTGCCCGTCTTCGCCTCAGCGCCGCGCGTCAAGCTCGTGGTCTATCCCGGCGGCCACATGTTCTATTCGCGTGATGCATCGCGGCAGGCGTTCCGTGCCGAAGTCGAGGCGATGATCAAGCAATAG
- a CDS encoding tetratricopeptide repeat protein, whose protein sequence is MRRLSMLLVPGLVSMAMVATPVLTSAYANGSDEPSPPKSDTSSKKSKKKSSSVSDPKFLAAYRTAYTTIYDRHDYASAIDQLKTLKRDDVADVANLIGYSYRKLGDYKQSQVYYDLALKDDPNHVRTWQYYGLWQLEQGNREQAQYHLNKIASLAGTGSEEYRSLAAALDKPTGATLVY, encoded by the coding sequence ATGCGCAGACTTTCAATGCTTCTGGTACCTGGACTTGTCTCGATGGCCATGGTCGCAACGCCGGTCCTGACCAGCGCCTATGCCAACGGTAGCGACGAGCCCTCGCCGCCGAAGTCGGATACCTCGTCCAAGAAATCGAAGAAGAAGAGCTCCTCTGTCAGCGATCCCAAATTCCTCGCGGCCTATCGCACGGCCTACACCACGATCTACGATCGCCACGACTATGCGAGCGCGATCGACCAGCTCAAGACGCTCAAGCGCGATGACGTCGCGGACGTCGCCAACCTGATCGGCTACTCTTACCGCAAGCTCGGCGACTACAAGCAGTCCCAGGTCTATTACGACCTCGCGCTCAAGGACGATCCGAACCACGTGCGCACCTGGCAGTATTACGGACTCTGGCAGCTCGAGCAGGGCAACCGCGAACAGGCGCAGTATCATCTGAACAAGATCGCCTCGCTTGCCGGCACCGGCAGCGAAGAATATCGTTCGCTTGCCGCAGCGCTCGACAAGCCGACGGGCGCAACGCTCGTCTACTGA
- a CDS encoding serine hydrolase domain-containing protein, producing MDAWLRAAIDYIVSWIEFQLIGSQQPGLIVAITHRGEVVAEHAFGLANLDTGEKLTPRHRFRIASHSKSFTAAGILKLREQRKLRLDDPVGEYVGDLHPRVAETTISQLLSHSAGLTRDGADSGQFIDSRPYLDENELLAELQTTTAIEPGTRFKYSNHGFGLIGLVIEAVTKQPYPAWIKREIIAAAGLRETEPSAPLARGTPFARGHTRKLPFGERCVIPGDNLTHAMTPAAGFVATAADTARFFAQLAPNARKSVLSVASRRDMTRNHWRIPQSFEGYYGLGVNAGKTDGWDWFGHSGGFQGYISRTCSIPGCELAITMLSNCIDGAAPIWMDGAMQILRAFQSRGRPDRRSRDWTGRWWTIWGAVDLVPMGNRVVVANPHFNNPFMDAAEIEVTGRDAGTFATAAGYASHGEPVRRSRDKRGRVSDIWLAGINVKPESAIAREIARKYPPRKRRPIA from the coding sequence ATGGATGCGTGGTTACGAGCCGCGATCGACTACATCGTCTCATGGATCGAGTTTCAGCTGATCGGGTCGCAACAGCCGGGCCTCATCGTCGCGATCACCCATCGCGGCGAAGTCGTTGCTGAGCACGCGTTCGGCCTCGCCAATCTCGACACCGGCGAAAAGCTGACGCCGCGTCACCGCTTTCGTATCGCCTCGCATTCCAAGAGCTTCACCGCCGCCGGCATTCTGAAGCTGCGCGAGCAGCGCAAGCTGCGGCTCGACGACCCCGTCGGCGAATATGTCGGGGACTTGCATCCGCGCGTTGCCGAGACGACGATCTCTCAGCTGCTCTCCCATAGCGCAGGCCTGACGCGCGACGGCGCCGACTCCGGCCAGTTCATCGACAGCCGTCCCTACCTCGACGAGAACGAGCTGTTGGCGGAGCTGCAAACGACCACTGCGATCGAGCCTGGCACGCGCTTCAAATACTCCAATCACGGCTTTGGCCTGATCGGGCTCGTGATCGAAGCCGTCACGAAACAGCCCTACCCTGCGTGGATCAAGCGCGAGATCATCGCAGCCGCCGGCCTTCGCGAGACCGAGCCGAGCGCGCCGCTTGCCCGAGGCACGCCATTCGCGCGCGGCCACACGCGAAAGCTGCCGTTTGGCGAGCGCTGCGTGATCCCCGGCGATAACCTCACGCACGCGATGACGCCCGCCGCCGGCTTCGTTGCAACCGCCGCCGACACAGCCCGCTTCTTCGCGCAGCTCGCACCCAACGCAAGAAAGAGCGTGCTGTCGGTCGCGAGCCGCCGCGACATGACGCGAAACCACTGGCGCATTCCGCAGAGCTTCGAGGGCTATTACGGCCTCGGCGTCAACGCCGGCAAGACCGACGGCTGGGACTGGTTCGGCCATAGCGGCGGCTTCCAGGGCTACATCTCCCGAACCTGCTCCATTCCGGGCTGCGAGCTCGCCATCACGATGCTCAGCAACTGCATCGATGGCGCAGCGCCAATCTGGATGGACGGCGCGATGCAGATCCTGCGCGCGTTCCAGAGTCGCGGGAGACCTGACCGGCGGTCACGGGACTGGACCGGCCGCTGGTGGACGATCTGGGGTGCGGTCGATCTCGTGCCGATGGGCAACCGCGTCGTGGTCGCCAATCCGCATTTCAACAATCCGTTCATGGATGCGGCCGAGATCGAGGTCACCGGTCGCGATGCCGGCACTTTCGCCACAGCCGCAGGCTATGCCAGTCATGGCGAGCCGGTGCGCCGCAGCCGCGACAAGCGCGGCAGGGTCAGCGACATCTGGCTCGCCGGCATCAACGTCAAGCCGGAGAGCGCGATCGCCCGCGAGATCGCGCGCAAATATCCGCCGCGAAAGCGCCGGCCTATTGCTTGA